The genomic region TTCGACTGGCCTTCGGCGAGCTTGATTCCTTCCGGAAGCGTGGATTCGTCGAGCTGGATCTCGTAGGTGCCCTGGGTGGGAACACCGATCCGCCAGGATCCGTTGGCGCCCGAGGTTGCCTCCCCGGTGAAGGTCCCGCTCTTGGCGGTGATCTTCACGCCTTCGATGGGGCGCCGTGTATCGTCGCGGAGAAACCCGCTGATGGTGTCCTGGAACTGCTGGTTCGACGGGGGTGGTGTCGGAGCCGGAGTGGCGCCCTGCGATGCCGGCGCTGCGACAAGCAAAAGTGCCACGACGGCGGAGGCAATGGCCCCCCAAACCTTCAGCAGCCCGGCCGGCCGCCAGAGAGGCAGCCCTCTCGGTGTGCGTCTCAAATTGAAAACCTCCACGTGGGGGTGGTTGCGGCTGCCTCATTGCAGCCGCTGCGAACGGAGGGTGGCGTATATCCTTGCTGGTGGAGCAGGTATTGACTAGCTGTGATATTCGTCACCCTGATCCGCTTATCGTACATTGCAAGCAGTACAAACCGCGGGGGCGGAGCTGACCATCAGATAGCGATCCGGTAACAACTGAAATGCCCCGCCACCAGCAGGAACTTTCCGGGTCGCTGGTCCGTGGAAATTGATAGCGTGACCAGTAGATTCATCACTTGACCCCATACATGGAGGACACCCGCAATGGCACTTGGCGGAAACCCGATCTTCAACGGAAAGAATTTCCGTGGAGCCACCCAGGCACCGCCTGTCCCGCAGGCGTACGGCCACAACAACTACGGCCAGAACCAGTTCGGCCAGCCGGCGTACGGCCAGGGCCGCGGCCCCGGCCAGGTCATGGACGCACAGTCCGGCTGGATGTCACAGCAGCAGAACATGTCCAACGACCAGCTGCAGCAGATGTACAACCGGCCTGCCGCCGGGCCGTCCGAAACCGGGCGGATGACCTTCGACGACGTCATCGTCAAGACTGCCGTCTGCCTCGCTGCAGTGGTGGCCGGTGCCGCCGTCACGCTGGTCGTGGCCCTGCCGCTCGCCAGCATGCTCATGATCGTCGGTGCCCTGGGCGGCTTTGTGCTGGCCCTGGTCAACACGTTCAAGAAGCAGCCCTCGCCTGCGCTCATCCTGGCCTACGCGGCCCTCGAGGGACTGTTCCTCGGCGGCCTGACCCGCATCCTTGACGGGATGTACCCGGGCGTCGGCCTGCAGGCGGTCATCGGCACGCTGTCGGTTTTCGCCGTGACGCTGGTCCTCTTCAAGAGCGGCAAGGTCCGTGCGACGCCCAAGGCGATGCGCTTCTTCATGATCGCCACCATCGGCTACGCGGTCTTCGCAGTGATCAACATGATCATGATGTGGACCGGCGCGGTGGATTCGCCCTTCGGCCTGCGCACGAGCTTTGAGATCGCCGGCATTCCGCTGGGCGTGTTCATCGGCCTGCTCGCAATTGGCCTCGCTGCCTTCTCGCTGATCATGGACTTCACCAGCATTGAGGCCGGAGTCCGCAGCGGAGCGCCGGAGCGCTTCTCCTGGACCGCCGCCTTCGGCCTGACCGTCACACTCGTGTGGCTGTACGTGGAAATCATCCGCCTGCTGGCCATCCTCCGCGGCGACGACTGACACCCAGCCCGGCAGACCGCCGCCGTGCGTCCTTAAAGAGAGTGGGTCCCGCCAACCGGCGGGGCCCACTCCCGTGTTAAGGCACTCCCGCGTTAAGGCTAGGTGAGGCGCTCCAGCACCGCGGCCATGCCCTGCCCGCCGCCGACGCAGAGGGTGGCGAGGCCCATCGTCCCGTCCGTCTCGCGCAGGCCGTTGAGCAGCGTGGTGGTCATCCGTGCGCCGGTCATGCCGAACGGATGGCCCAGCGCGATGGCGCCGCCGTGGACGTTGAGCCTCGCGGGGTCGATTTTCAGTTCGCGGGCGCTGGCCACCACCTGCACGGCGAAGGCCTCGTTGAGCTCCACGAGGTCGATGTCCCGCATGTCCAGGCGGGCGCGGGCCAGAGCCTGCCGGGAGGCTTCCACCGGCCCCATCCCCATCAGCTCGGGGGACAGGGCGGTGGCCGCAGTGGAGACGATCCTGGCCAGCGGCTCCAGCCCCAGGTCCCGGGCGAGGTCGTAGCTCATGACGACCAGGGCGGCGGCGCCGTCATTGAGGGGGCACGCATTGCCTGCCGTGACGGTTCCCTCCCGGCGGAAGACCGGCTGCAGGGCGCTCACCGCTTCGAGGGTCACGCCCGGCCGGGGCGAGTCGTCCCGGTCCACCACCGTGCCGTCGCGCCGCTGGTACGGTGTGATTTCGCGGGCGTAGAAGCCCGAGGCGATCGCGGCCTCGGCCCTGTTCTGGCTCAGGACGGCCCATTCGTCCTGGTCCGCGCGGCTGACCCCGTAGGACGCGGCCACGTTCTCGGCCGTCTGGCCCATGGCGATGTAGATGTCCGGCATGCGGCCGCCCAGCCGCGGATCCGTCCAGGGCGTGTTCGACTCGGCACGCGCGGCCGTACGCTGGCGGGCCGGCTCGAACAGCGGGTTGTGGTTCTGGGCCCCCGTTTCACCGGCCCCGGCCCAGTCCTGGTAGCGCGAGACGGCTTCGACGCCGGCCGCCACGAACGCCTGGCCCTCGCCCGCGCGGATGGCATGGAAGGCCATCCGGAGGGTCTGCAGGCTGGAGGCACAGAACCTGTTGACGGTGGCGGCGGGCACGTCGTCCAGTCCCGTGAGGATGGTGACAACGCGGGCCATATTCGAGCCCGCCTCGCCGCTCGGTTCGGCGCAGCCGAGGTAGAGGTCGTCCAGGCCCGGCCCGCTGTCTCCCGTGGGGTCGAACGCCGGCAGTTTGGCCAGCGCCGCGCTGACCATGGCCGCCGCCAGATCGTCCGGCCGCTCGTCCTTCAGCGACCCCTTGAAAGCGCGGCCGATCGGGCTTCTGGCGGTTGAAACAATGACTGCTTCAGACATGCGACCAGCCTACGCCCGTGGCCATGCATTAACAGCTACGCCAGCCGCATTGCCCCGGCCGCCGGGGTGACCGTGAAGATGTCCGGCGCGGTGTACCCCGCCTCCGCGAAGGCCCGTACGACGGCGGTACGCACTTTCTGTTCCTCGCTCACCGGGGTCAGGGCGATGGCGGCGCCGCCGAAACCGCCGCCGGTCATCCGTGCGCCGATGGCGCCGTTGGCCCGGGAGGTATCGACGGCGAGATCCAGTTCGGCGCACGAGATCTCAAAGTCGTCGCGCATGGACGCATGGCTGGCGTCGAGCAGGTCGCCGATCGCCGACGGGCCCTGTTGCCCGAGGAGTTCCACGGTTTGCAGTACGCGGTCGTTCTCGGTGACGACGTGCCGGACGCGGCGGAAGGTGACCTCGTCCAGCAGCCCGCTGGCCTCCTCCAGATCGCCCGGGGTGACGTCCCGGAGCGCCTTGACGGCCAGCACTTCGGCGCCCAGTTCGCAGGACGCCCGGCGCGACGCGTAGCCGCCGTCGGCATGGGAATGGGACACCTTGGTGTCGATGACCAGCAGGACAAGGCCGGCCGCCTCGGCCTCGAAGGGGACCAGTTGGACACTCTGGTCCCGGCAGTCCAGGAACACAGCGTGGCCCTTCGAGCCGCGCAGCGAGGCGGACTGGTCCATGATGCCCGTCGGTGCGCCGACAAAGTCGTTCTCCGCACGCTGGGTGGCCAGCACCATGTCCTCCGGGCCCATGCCTGCTCCGGTGAGGTCGTTCAGTGCCGAGATCACCGCGCATTCAATGGCGTGCGAAGAGGACAGCCCGGCGCCGAGGGGCACGTCGGAGTCCAGCAGCAGGTCCAGGCCCGGGACGTCGATGCCGCGCTGCTGCAGGGACCAGATGACGCCCAACGGGTACTTGGTCCAGCCCTTGGCCGTCCCGGCCTCCAGCGAAGCTGTGTCCGCCGTCGTGACTCCCTGGTCGCCGTAGGTCGAGAGCAGCCGAATGGCGGAACCGGGGCGGACCGCCACGGCCACCCGGGCGGTCCGGTCGATGGCGAACGGCAGCACGAAGCCCTCGTTGTAGTCCGTGTGCTCGCCGATCAGGTTGACCCGGCCGGGAGCCTGCCACACGCCGTCGGGCTGGCGGCCGAATGCGGCGAAGAACCGGGCCTCGAGGTCGGTGGTGGCGGGGGCGGTCATGCGTGGGCTCCTTCGATGAGGTCTGGTTCAATAAGGCCCGGCGCGGCCGGAGCGAGCGCCTCGGCCGGGGATGCCGGAACGGTGACCGAGCGGAGCCGCTCAGCCACCTGTTCGGGGGTGGTGTCGTTGATGAAGGCACCCATGGCCGCCTCGGAGCCGGCCAGGAACTTGAGCTTGTCCGCCGCGCGGCGAGGGGAGGTCAGCTGCAGGTGGAGGTAGCTTGCGGGGCGCAGCAGGTCATCCACCGGGGCCTGGTGCCAGGCGGAAATGTAGGGCGTCGGGGTGGGGTAGAGGGCGTCGAGGCGCTTGAGCAGGTCGAGGTAGACGTGGGCCAGTTCGTCCTTCTCCTCCCCGGTCAGCCCGGCCAGGTCCGGGACCTGGCGGTGCGGCACGAGGTGGATCTCCAGGGGCCACCGGGCCGCGAACGGAACATACGCGCTGAAGCTGTCGCTTTCCAGCACCATCCGGCTGCCGTCCTCCCCTTCAGAGCGCAGCAGCGAGCCGGTCAGCGTTTGCCGCCCCCCGGCGTCGTCATAAAACCTGCGCGCGGCCGCGCCCATGACGGCGGCGCGCGGCGTGACGTAGGGGTAGGCGTAGATCTGGCCGTGCGGGTGGTGCAGGGTGACGCCGATGTCCGCGCCGCGGTTCTCGAACGGGAAAACCTGCTTGATGCCGGGCAGCGCGCTGAGGGCTGCCGTCCGGTGCGCCCAGGCCTCCACCACCGTGCGGGCACGGGTTTCGCTCAGGCCGCTGAACGATCCCGTGTGCTCCGGGGTGAAGGTGACCACCTCGCAGCGCCCGAAGGCAGGGCCCGTGGTGCCCCAGCCCGGGTTGGCGGGGACCGGTCCCAGGGCCGGGCCCAGGGAGGGAAAGCGGTTCTCGAACACCACGACGTCGTAGTCCGGCGCGGGGATCTCCGACGGGTTGGCGTCTGTGGTGGGGCAGATGGGGCACTGGTCCGCCGGCGGCAGGTGGGTGCGCGTCTGCCGGTGCGCGGCCACTGCCACCCATTCGCCGGTCAGTGCGTCATACCGGACTTCGCCGGGCTCCCCGCGGGGCGGGAGGTCCCGGCGGTCCTGCGCCTCTTCGATGGTCCGCGGGCGGCTTGAGCCGGCGTCGTCGAAGTAGAGCAGTTCGCGGCCGTCCGCGAGGTGGGTGCTGGTGATGTGGGTCATGCGTCATTTCCTTTGAACGCGGTAGCCGGCGTCTGGCCGTCCGGGAGGCTGGTGGGCTGGGCGGGGAGGGGGTCGTTGTGAGGGGTGGGCAGCAGCTCAGGGCGTTCCCAGCCTTGGGAACGCCCTGAGCTGCTACCCAGTTGGGAGGCGGGGGCAGCAGTTAGGCGCGCCAGCCGCAGTTCGCCGACGGACTGCCGGAGCAGCTCCTCGGCGGCAGGGCCGGCGGACCCCGTGCTGATCCGGTCGTCGGTGATGAGGGTGCCGACGGCAGACAGCGGGGCGATCCCGGCGAGCCCCACGGTCCCGTACTTGGTGGCGTCCGCGAGCACTGCCAGCTGGTCCGATGCCGTGATCATGGCGGCGTTGACCTCGGACTCGAGCAGGTTCGGCGAGGTGATGCCGGCCTTCGGGTCGAAGCCGTGCACGCCCATGAAGCACACGTCGGCGTGAAGGTTGTCCAGGGCGTGCACTGCCACCGGGCCAACAAGGGCCTCGGACGGTGTGCGCTGACCGCCCAGGATCACGGTGCGGATGCCGCCGTCACCGGCCGCCGCCAGGGCGTTGGCCACCATGAGGGAGTTGGTGGCCACCGTGAGCCCGAGATCCCGGGGGAGCAGCCGCGCCAGCTCATGGGTGGTGGTGCCGCCGGAAACCAGCAGGGTCATGCCGGGGCGGAGCAGCGTGAGCGCCTCCTCGGCGATGGCCCGTTTCGCGTCAGCTTCCCGGGCCGACTTTGCGCCGAAGCCCGGTTCGAGGGCGCTGGACGCGGCGGCGCGTGTGGCGCCGCCGTGAACCCGCAGCAGCAGGCCTTCGGCGTCGAGCGCGTCGATGTCGCGCCGGACGGTCATCTCGGAGACACGGAGCAGGTCCGCGAGTGCCGCGACGCGGACCGTCCCTTCGGAATCGAGCTCCTGGAGGATGAGGTGCTGCCGCTGTGTTGCGAGCACGTCGCTCCTCCTTTCCTTGCGGGCTCAGTGCCTGCTCCGGCGGCTGTGGGCCCGGTCACTACTTGTGGCTGTTTCCATTGTGCCACAAAGCGATCAAAAACAAATACTTTCTAACAAAAGATAACAATAGATGGTCGTGGCGGGCGGTGCATGTGCAGTGGTGCGTGCGTTGTACGGTAGGTCCATGACTTCCGGCGCCCCTTCCGAAACCAGCCATTCCTCCAAGTCCAACCATGCCCCGACGGCCAGTGATCCCCACACGACTTCGAGGCGCTACGCCACGGGCAGGCAGTACGAGCTGAGGCGGGGCGACGCGCTCGCCGTGGTCACCGAGCTCGCTGGCGGGCTGCGGTGGTACAGTCGCGGGGACGTCCAGCTGACGGAGTCCTACGGGGATTCCGAGATTCCGCCCGGCGCCACGGGTATCACCCTGGCGCCCTGGGCGAACAGGGTGGAGGGCGGCGTCTGGCACCTGAACGGCAAGAAGCAGCAGCTGGACATCACCGAGGTTTCCAAAAACAACGCAAGCCACGGGCTGCTGCGCAATGCGTCGTACTCACTCGTCGCCGAATCCGAGTTTGCCGTGACGCTCGAGGCGCCAGTATTCCCCCAGCACGGCTATCCCTTCCTGGTGCGGCACCGCGTGGAGTACTCCCTGGCCGAGGACCTGGGCCTGGAGGTGCGGCAAACGCTGGTCAACGATTCCGAGACCGAGGCGCCGTTCGTGCTGGGGGCGCACCCGTACCTCCGGATCGGCGATGTTCCCTCCGAGGAGCTCACCCTGACGGTGGATGCCGCAACGCGGCTGGTGGCTGACGAGCGGCTCATCCCGCGCAGCTCCGAACCCGTGTCGGCGGACAGCGACCTGCGGCGGGGGAGGACGGTGGGGGACTTGGATCTCGACGCCGCCTTGACGGATCTGGCGTTCGACGGCGGGATTGCCCGCCACACGCTGACCGCGCCGGACGGCCGCAGCGTCAGCCTGTGGCAGGACGAGACCTGCCCGTTCGTCCACGTGTTTGTCAGCCGCATCTACCCGGGCCGGGCCGCGGCTGTGGCACTGGAACCGATGACAGGGCCGGCGAACGCCTTTAACTCGGGGGACAGC from Arthrobacter globiformis harbors:
- a CDS encoding Bax inhibitor-1/YccA family protein; translation: MALGGNPIFNGKNFRGATQAPPVPQAYGHNNYGQNQFGQPAYGQGRGPGQVMDAQSGWMSQQQNMSNDQLQQMYNRPAAGPSETGRMTFDDVIVKTAVCLAAVVAGAAVTLVVALPLASMLMIVGALGGFVLALVNTFKKQPSPALILAYAALEGLFLGGLTRILDGMYPGVGLQAVIGTLSVFAVTLVLFKSGKVRATPKAMRFFMIATIGYAVFAVINMIMMWTGAVDSPFGLRTSFEIAGIPLGVFIGLLAIGLAAFSLIMDFTSIEAGVRSGAPERFSWTAAFGLTVTLVWLYVEIIRLLAILRGDD
- a CDS encoding DeoR/GlpR family DNA-binding transcription regulator; its protein translation is MLATQRQHLILQELDSEGTVRVAALADLLRVSEMTVRRDIDALDAEGLLLRVHGGATRAAASSALEPGFGAKSAREADAKRAIAEEALTLLRPGMTLLVSGGTTTHELARLLPRDLGLTVATNSLMVANALAAAGDGGIRTVILGGQRTPSEALVGPVAVHALDNLHADVCFMGVHGFDPKAGITSPNLLESEVNAAMITASDQLAVLADATKYGTVGLAGIAPLSAVGTLITDDRISTGSAGPAAEELLRQSVGELRLARLTAAPASQLGSSSGRSQGWERPELLPTPHNDPLPAQPTSLPDGQTPATAFKGNDA
- the galK gene encoding galactokinase, coding for MTAPATTDLEARFFAAFGRQPDGVWQAPGRVNLIGEHTDYNEGFVLPFAIDRTARVAVAVRPGSAIRLLSTYGDQGVTTADTASLEAGTAKGWTKYPLGVIWSLQQRGIDVPGLDLLLDSDVPLGAGLSSSHAIECAVISALNDLTGAGMGPEDMVLATQRAENDFVGAPTGIMDQSASLRGSKGHAVFLDCRDQSVQLVPFEAEAAGLVLLVIDTKVSHSHADGGYASRRASCELGAEVLAVKALRDVTPGDLEEASGLLDEVTFRRVRHVVTENDRVLQTVELLGQQGPSAIGDLLDASHASMRDDFEISCAELDLAVDTSRANGAIGARMTGGGFGGAAIALTPVSEEQKVRTAVVRAFAEAGYTAPDIFTVTPAAGAMRLA
- a CDS encoding aldose 1-epimerase family protein; the protein is MTSGAPSETSHSSKSNHAPTASDPHTTSRRYATGRQYELRRGDALAVVTELAGGLRWYSRGDVQLTESYGDSEIPPGATGITLAPWANRVEGGVWHLNGKKQQLDITEVSKNNASHGLLRNASYSLVAESEFAVTLEAPVFPQHGYPFLVRHRVEYSLAEDLGLEVRQTLVNDSETEAPFVLGAHPYLRIGDVPSEELTLTVDAATRLVADERLIPRSSEPVSADSDLRRGRTVGDLDLDAALTDLAFDGGIARHTLTAPDGRSVSLWQDETCPFVHVFVSRIYPGRAAAVALEPMTGPANAFNSGDSLRWLAPGDSFTITWGIRADLSGA
- the galT gene encoding galactose-1-phosphate uridylyltransferase, which produces MTHITSTHLADGRELLYFDDAGSSRPRTIEEAQDRRDLPPRGEPGEVRYDALTGEWVAVAAHRQTRTHLPPADQCPICPTTDANPSEIPAPDYDVVVFENRFPSLGPALGPVPANPGWGTTGPAFGRCEVVTFTPEHTGSFSGLSETRARTVVEAWAHRTAALSALPGIKQVFPFENRGADIGVTLHHPHGQIYAYPYVTPRAAVMGAAARRFYDDAGGRQTLTGSLLRSEGEDGSRMVLESDSFSAYVPFAARWPLEIHLVPHRQVPDLAGLTGEEKDELAHVYLDLLKRLDALYPTPTPYISAWHQAPVDDLLRPASYLHLQLTSPRRAADKLKFLAGSEAAMGAFINDTTPEQVAERLRSVTVPASPAEALAPAAPGLIEPDLIEGAHA
- a CDS encoding acetyl-CoA C-acetyltransferase — encoded protein: MSEAVIVSTARSPIGRAFKGSLKDERPDDLAAAMVSAALAKLPAFDPTGDSGPGLDDLYLGCAEPSGEAGSNMARVVTILTGLDDVPAATVNRFCASSLQTLRMAFHAIRAGEGQAFVAAGVEAVSRYQDWAGAGETGAQNHNPLFEPARQRTAARAESNTPWTDPRLGGRMPDIYIAMGQTAENVAASYGVSRADQDEWAVLSQNRAEAAIASGFYAREITPYQRRDGTVVDRDDSPRPGVTLEAVSALQPVFRREGTVTAGNACPLNDGAAALVVMSYDLARDLGLEPLARIVSTAATALSPELMGMGPVEASRQALARARLDMRDIDLVELNEAFAVQVVASARELKIDPARLNVHGGAIALGHPFGMTGARMTTTLLNGLRETDGTMGLATLCVGGGQGMAAVLERLT